Proteins encoded together in one Pseudomonas sp. TCU-HL1 window:
- the atpE gene encoding F0F1 ATP synthase subunit C, which produces METVVGLTAIAVALLIGLGALGTAIGFGLLGGKFLEGAARQPEMVPMLQVKMFIVAGLLDAVTMIGVGIALFFTFANPFIAQVAQ; this is translated from the coding sequence ATGGAAACTGTAGTAGGTCTGACCGCGATCGCCGTAGCTCTGCTGATTGGTCTGGGTGCCCTGGGTACCGCCATTGGCTTCGGTCTGCTGGGTGGCAAGTTCCTGGAAGGCGCTGCTCGCCAGCCGGAAATGGTTCCGATGCTGCAAGTTAAGATGTTCATCGTGGCCGGTCTGCTCGACGCCGTAACCATGATCGGCGTTGGTATTGCCCTGTTCTTCACCTTCGCTAACCCGTTCATTGCTCAGGTAGCCCAGTAA
- the atpD gene encoding F0F1 ATP synthase subunit beta, whose product MSSGRIVQIIGAVIDVEFPRDQVPNVYDALNVSGVETTLEVQQQLGDGVVRSIAMGSTEGLKRGLGVTNTGKAIAVPVGKATLGRIMDVLGNPIDEAGPIGEEERWVIHRDAPSYAEQAGGNELLETGIKVIDLVCPFAKGGKVGLFGGAGVGKTVNMMELIRNIAIEHSGYSVFAGVGERTREGNDFYHEMKDSNVLDKVALVYGQMNEPPGNRLRVALTGLTMAEKFRDEGRDVLLFVDNIYRYTLAGTEVSALLGRMPSAVGYQPTLAEEMGVLQERITSTKTGSITSIQAVYVPADDLTDPSPATTFAHLDATVVLSRDIASLGIYPAVDPLDSTSRQLDPLVIGQDHYETARGVQYVLQRYKELKDIIAILGMDELSEADKQLVNRARKIQRFLSQPFFVAEVFTGSPGKYVSLKDTIAGFKGILNGDYDHLPEQAFYMVGGIEEAIEKAKKL is encoded by the coding sequence ATGAGTAGCGGACGTATCGTTCAAATCATCGGCGCCGTTATCGACGTGGAATTCCCGCGTGATCAGGTGCCGAACGTCTACGACGCGCTGAATGTCAGCGGCGTCGAAACCACCCTGGAAGTTCAGCAGCAGCTGGGCGACGGCGTGGTTCGTTCCATCGCAATGGGTTCGACCGAAGGCCTCAAGCGTGGCCTGGGCGTCACCAACACTGGCAAGGCCATTGCCGTCCCGGTCGGTAAAGCGACCCTGGGCCGCATCATGGACGTGCTGGGCAACCCCATCGACGAAGCCGGCCCCATCGGCGAAGAAGAGCGCTGGGTTATCCACCGCGACGCTCCGTCCTATGCCGAGCAGGCGGGCGGCAACGAGCTGCTGGAAACCGGCATCAAGGTAATCGACCTGGTCTGCCCCTTCGCCAAAGGCGGTAAGGTCGGCTTGTTCGGTGGCGCCGGTGTAGGCAAGACCGTAAACATGATGGAACTGATCCGTAACATCGCGATCGAGCACAGCGGTTACTCTGTGTTCGCCGGCGTGGGTGAGCGTACTCGTGAGGGTAACGACTTCTACCACGAGATGAAGGATTCCAACGTTCTGGACAAAGTGGCCCTGGTATACGGCCAGATGAACGAGCCGCCGGGCAACCGTTTGCGCGTTGCACTGACCGGCCTGACCATGGCCGAGAAGTTCCGTGACGAAGGCCGCGACGTTCTGCTGTTCGTCGACAACATCTACCGTTACACCCTGGCCGGTACCGAAGTATCCGCGCTGCTGGGTCGTATGCCGTCCGCTGTGGGTTACCAGCCGACCCTGGCCGAGGAAATGGGCGTTCTGCAGGAGCGCATCACCTCCACCAAGACCGGCTCGATCACCTCCATCCAGGCCGTATACGTTCCTGCGGACGACCTGACCGACCCGTCCCCGGCGACCACCTTCGCCCACCTGGACGCCACCGTCGTACTGTCCCGTGACATCGCGTCCCTGGGTATCTACCCGGCCGTTGACCCGCTGGACTCGACCTCCCGCCAGCTGGACCCGCTGGTGATCGGTCAGGACCACTACGAGACCGCTCGTGGCGTCCAGTACGTTCTGCAGCGTTACAAGGAACTGAAGGACATCATCGCGATCCTGGGTATGGACGAACTGTCCGAAGCGGACAAGCAGCTCGTTAACCGTGCTCGTAAGATCCAGCGCTTCCTGTCCCAGCCGTTCTTCGTGGCCGAAGTCTTCACCGGTTCCCCGGGTAAGTACGTGTCGCTGAAGGACACCATCGCTGGCTTCAAAGGCATCCTCAACGGTGACTACGACCACCTGCCCGAGCAGGCGTTCTACATGGTCGGCGGCATCGAAGAAGCCATCGAGAAAGCGAAGAAACTGTAA
- the glmU gene encoding bifunctional UDP-N-acetylglucosamine diphosphorylase/glucosamine-1-phosphate N-acetyltransferase GlmU gives MSLDIVILAAGQGTRMRSALPKVLHPVAGKAMLGHVIDTARKLQPQGIHVVIGHGAETVRERLAADDLNFVLQAEQLGTGHAVAQALPQLSAERVLILYGDVPLIELETLQRLLEKVRDDQLALLTVELDDPTGYGRIVRDAAGVVKAIVEHKDATTEQRAIREGNTGILAVPGKHLADWLGRLSNNNAQGEYYLTDVIAMAVADGLVVATEHPHDAMEVQGANDRIQLSELERHYQKRAARRLMAQGVTLLDPARFDLRGEATVGRDVLIDVNVILEGTVVIEDGVQIGPNCVIKDTTLRRGAVVKANSHLEGAELGEGADCGPFARLRPGAVLGAKAHVGNFVELKNAVMGEGAKAGHLAYLGDAEIGARTNIGAGTITCNYDGANKFRTVMGEDVFIGSNSSLVAPVTLGDGATTGAGSTITQDVPANSLAVGRAKQRNIEGWKRPLKIKK, from the coding sequence ATGTCCCTCGATATCGTCATCCTCGCCGCCGGCCAGGGCACGCGCATGCGTTCGGCCCTGCCCAAGGTCCTGCACCCGGTGGCCGGCAAGGCCATGCTCGGCCACGTCATCGACACCGCCCGCAAGCTCCAGCCCCAAGGCATCCACGTAGTCATCGGCCATGGCGCCGAGACCGTACGCGAGCGGCTGGCAGCAGACGACCTGAACTTCGTCCTCCAGGCCGAACAACTGGGTACGGGCCACGCTGTCGCCCAGGCCCTGCCGCAGTTGTCCGCCGAGCGCGTGCTGATTCTTTACGGGGATGTGCCGCTGATCGAACTTGAAACCCTGCAGCGCCTGCTGGAAAAGGTGCGGGACGACCAGCTTGCCCTGCTTACCGTCGAGCTGGATGACCCCACCGGTTATGGCCGCATTGTTCGCGACGCTGCCGGCGTGGTGAAGGCCATCGTCGAGCACAAGGACGCTACCACCGAACAGCGCGCCATTCGCGAAGGCAACACCGGCATCCTCGCGGTGCCTGGAAAGCACCTGGCCGATTGGCTGGGCCGTCTATCCAACAACAACGCACAGGGCGAGTACTACCTGACCGACGTCATCGCCATGGCCGTCGCCGACGGCCTGGTAGTGGCCACCGAGCACCCTCATGACGCCATGGAAGTGCAGGGTGCCAACGACCGCATCCAGCTCTCCGAACTGGAGCGCCACTACCAGAAGCGCGCTGCCCGCCGCCTGATGGCCCAGGGCGTGACCCTGCTGGACCCGGCGCGTTTCGATCTGCGTGGGGAAGCCACCGTGGGCCGCGACGTTCTGATCGACGTGAATGTCATCCTCGAAGGTACTGTCGTGATCGAGGACGGTGTGCAGATCGGCCCCAACTGCGTCATCAAGGACACCACCCTGCGCCGTGGCGCGGTGGTCAAGGCCAACAGCCATCTGGAAGGTGCCGAGTTGGGTGAGGGTGCCGATTGCGGTCCGTTCGCCCGCTTGCGTCCCGGCGCGGTGCTGGGGGCCAAGGCCCATGTGGGCAACTTCGTTGAACTGAAGAACGCCGTTATGGGTGAGGGCGCCAAGGCCGGTCACCTGGCTTACCTGGGCGACGCCGAGATCGGCGCGCGGACCAACATCGGCGCTGGTACCATCACCTGCAACTATGACGGCGCCAACAAGTTCCGCACCGTAATGGGCGAGGATGTCTTCATCGGTTCCAACAGCTCCCTGGTGGCCCCGGTCACCCTGGGCGATGGCGCCACCACGGGTGCCGGCTCCACCATCACCCAGGATGTGCCAGCCAACAGTCTGGCCGTCGGCCGCGCCAAGCAGCGCAACATCGAAGGCTGGAAGCGCCCGCTGAAAATCAAGAAGTAA
- the atpA gene encoding F0F1 ATP synthase subunit alpha: MQQLNPSEISEIIKGRIEKLDVSSQARNEGTIVSVSDGIVRIYGLADVMYGEMIEFPGGVYGMALNLEQDSVGAVILGKYLGLAEGMSAKCTGRILEVPVGPELLGRVVDALGNPIDGKGPINAAATDAVEKVAPGVIWRKSVDQPVQTGYKAVDAMIPIGRGQRELIIGDRQIGKTALAVDAIINQKDSGIRCVYVAIGQKQSTIANVVRKLEENGALANTIIVAASASESPALQYIAPYSGCTMGEYFRDRGEDALIIYDDLSKQAVAYRQISLLLRRPPGREAYPGDVFYLHSRLLERASRVSEEYVEKFTNGAVKGKTGSLTALPIIETQAGDVSAFVPTNVISITDGQIFLESALFNSGIRPAVNAGISVSRVGGAAQTKIIKKLSGGIRTALAQYRELAAFAQFASDLDEATRKQLEHGQRVTELMKQKQYAPMSIADMSLSLYAAERGFLQDIELAKIGAFEQALIAYFNRDHAALLAKINEKGDFNDEIDAGIKAGIEKFKATQTW, translated from the coding sequence ATGCAGCAACTCAATCCTTCCGAAATTAGTGAAATCATCAAGGGACGTATCGAGAAACTCGACGTCTCTTCCCAAGCCCGTAACGAAGGCACCATCGTCTCCGTTTCCGACGGCATCGTGCGCATCTACGGCCTGGCCGACGTGATGTACGGTGAAATGATCGAGTTCCCGGGCGGCGTCTACGGTATGGCGCTGAACCTGGAGCAAGACTCCGTTGGTGCCGTAATCCTGGGCAAATACCTCGGCCTGGCCGAAGGCATGAGCGCCAAGTGCACCGGCCGCATCCTGGAAGTCCCGGTTGGTCCGGAACTGCTGGGTCGCGTCGTTGACGCCCTGGGCAACCCCATCGACGGCAAAGGTCCGATCAACGCTGCTGCCACCGATGCGGTGGAAAAAGTAGCGCCGGGCGTGATCTGGCGTAAGTCGGTAGACCAGCCGGTACAGACCGGCTACAAAGCCGTTGACGCCATGATCCCGATCGGCCGTGGCCAGCGTGAGCTGATCATCGGCGACCGTCAGATTGGTAAGACCGCCCTGGCCGTCGACGCCATCATCAACCAGAAAGACAGCGGCATCCGCTGCGTTTACGTAGCCATCGGTCAGAAGCAATCGACCATCGCCAACGTAGTTCGCAAGCTGGAAGAGAACGGCGCCCTGGCCAACACCATCATCGTGGCCGCCAGCGCTTCCGAATCCCCTGCTCTGCAGTACATCGCTCCGTACTCTGGCTGCACCATGGGTGAATACTTCCGCGACCGCGGTGAAGACGCCCTGATCATCTATGATGACCTGTCCAAGCAGGCCGTAGCCTACCGCCAGATCTCCCTGCTGCTGCGCCGCCCACCGGGCCGCGAAGCCTACCCGGGCGACGTGTTCTATCTCCACAGCCGTCTGCTGGAGCGCGCTTCCCGCGTTTCCGAAGAGTACGTAGAGAAGTTCACCAACGGCGCTGTGAAAGGCAAGACCGGTTCCCTGACCGCCCTGCCGATCATCGAAACCCAGGCTGGTGACGTTTCCGCGTTCGTTCCGACCAACGTGATCTCCATCACCGACGGTCAGATCTTCCTGGAATCCGCCCTGTTCAACTCGGGTATCCGTCCGGCCGTCAACGCCGGTATCTCGGTATCCCGTGTGGGTGGCGCGGCCCAGACCAAGATCATCAAGAAGCTGTCTGGTGGTATTCGTACCGCCCTTGCCCAGTACCGTGAACTTGCTGCGTTCGCGCAGTTCGCTTCCGACCTGGACGAGGCTACTCGCAAACAGCTCGAGCATGGTCAGCGCGTTACCGAGCTGATGAAGCAGAAGCAGTATGCGCCCATGTCCATCGCCGACATGTCGCTGAGCCTGTACGCCGCCGAGCGTGGCTTCCTGCAGGACATCGAGCTCGCCAAGATCGGCGCCTTCGAACAAGCCTTGATCGCCTACTTCAACCGTGATCACGCCGCACTGCTGGCGAAGATCAACGAGAAGGGTGACTTCAACGACGAGATCGACGCCGGCATCAAGGCTGGTATCGAGAAGTTCAAGGCCACCCAAACCTGGTAA
- the glmS gene encoding glutamine--fructose-6-phosphate transaminase (isomerizing) has protein sequence MCGIVGAIAERNITPILVEGLKRLEYRGYDSAGVAVFTNDGQLDRRRRVGKVAELEQALAEQPLIGRLGIAHTRWATHGAPSERNAHPHFSTHQLAVVHNGIIENYEALREQLKDLGYVFTSDTDTEVIVHLLHHKLKTIPDLADALKAAVPELHGAYGLAVISASQPDRLLAARSGSPLVIGLGLGENFLASDQLALRQVTDRFIYLEEGDIAEIRRDSVQIWDQQGRAVQREQVQYHEGAEAADKGEFRHFMLKEVHEQPKVVQRALEGRLGADHVLVNAFGPRAAELFAKVRNVQIVACGTSYHAGMVARYWLEGLAGIPCQIEVASEFRYRKVVVQPDTLFVTISQSGETADTLAALRNAKEFSRGERGYLASLAICNVGTSSLVRESDLTLLTQAGPEIGVASTKAFTTQLVGLMLLTLSLGQVRGTLEAGVEAGLVEELRRLPTRLGEALAMDKTIEKVAELFAEKHHTLFLGRGAQYPVAMEGSLKLKEISYIHAEAYPAGELKHGPLALVDSDMPVVTVAPNNELVEKLKSNLQEVRARGGELIVFADREAGIDNGEGTHVVAMPHIDDALAPILYTIPLQLLSYYVAVLKGTDVDQPRNLAKSVTVE, from the coding sequence ATGTGTGGCATCGTTGGCGCAATCGCCGAGCGCAATATCACCCCAATCCTGGTCGAAGGCCTGAAGCGCCTTGAATACCGTGGCTATGACAGCGCCGGTGTGGCCGTCTTCACCAACGACGGCCAACTGGACCGCCGCCGCCGCGTGGGCAAGGTTGCCGAGCTGGAGCAGGCTCTGGCCGAACAGCCGCTGATCGGTCGCCTGGGCATCGCCCACACCCGCTGGGCCACCCACGGTGCACCCAGCGAGCGCAATGCCCACCCGCATTTCTCCACTCACCAACTGGCCGTGGTGCACAACGGCATTATCGAGAACTACGAAGCCCTGCGTGAGCAACTCAAGGACCTCGGTTACGTCTTCACTTCGGACACCGATACCGAAGTCATCGTGCACCTGCTTCATCACAAGCTGAAGACCATTCCTGACCTGGCCGATGCGCTGAAGGCGGCGGTGCCGGAATTGCACGGTGCTTATGGCCTGGCTGTGATCAGCGCCAGCCAGCCGGATCGCCTGCTCGCGGCTCGCAGTGGCAGCCCGCTGGTGATCGGCCTGGGCCTGGGCGAGAACTTCCTCGCCTCCGACCAGCTCGCCCTGCGTCAGGTCACCGACCGCTTCATCTATCTGGAAGAGGGCGACATCGCCGAAATCCGCCGCGACAGCGTGCAGATCTGGGATCAGCAGGGCCGCGCTGTGCAGCGTGAGCAGGTTCAGTACCACGAAGGCGCCGAAGCCGCCGACAAGGGCGAGTTCCGCCATTTCATGCTCAAGGAAGTCCATGAGCAGCCCAAGGTGGTGCAACGCGCCCTGGAAGGCCGCCTGGGCGCCGACCATGTGCTGGTCAACGCGTTCGGCCCACGCGCCGCCGAACTCTTCGCCAAGGTGCGCAATGTGCAGATCGTGGCCTGCGGTACCAGCTACCACGCCGGCATGGTCGCCCGTTACTGGCTGGAAGGTCTGGCCGGCATCCCTTGCCAGATCGAAGTGGCCAGCGAGTTCCGATACCGCAAGGTGGTGGTGCAGCCGGATACCCTGTTCGTCACCATCTCCCAGTCCGGCGAGACCGCCGACACCCTGGCCGCCCTGCGTAACGCCAAGGAGTTTTCCAGAGGAGAACGGGGTTACCTGGCCAGCCTGGCTATCTGCAACGTCGGCACCAGCTCTCTGGTGCGCGAATCCGACCTGACCCTGCTGACCCAGGCCGGTCCAGAGATTGGCGTGGCGTCCACCAAGGCGTTCACCACCCAGCTTGTTGGCCTGATGCTGCTGACCCTGTCCTTGGGCCAGGTACGCGGCACCCTGGAAGCGGGCGTGGAAGCTGGTCTGGTGGAAGAGCTGCGCCGCCTGCCAACTCGCCTGGGTGAGGCCTTGGCAATGGACAAGACCATCGAGAAGGTCGCCGAGTTGTTCGCCGAGAAGCACCACACCCTGTTCCTCGGCCGTGGCGCCCAGTACCCGGTGGCAATGGAAGGTTCGCTCAAGCTCAAGGAAATCTCCTACATCCACGCTGAGGCCTACCCTGCCGGTGAGCTCAAGCACGGGCCGCTGGCCCTGGTGGACAGCGACATGCCGGTGGTGACCGTGGCGCCGAACAACGAGCTGGTCGAGAAGCTCAAGTCCAACCTGCAGGAAGTACGTGCCCGCGGTGGTGAGCTGATAGTCTTCGCTGACCGTGAGGCCGGGATCGACAATGGCGAGGGTACCCATGTGGTGGCGATGCCGCACATCGACGACGCTCTGGCGCCGATCCTCTACACCATTCCGCTGCAGCTGCTGTCCTACTACGTTGCCGTGCT
- a CDS encoding F0F1 ATP synthase subunit epsilon encodes MAITVHCDIVSAEAEIFSGLVEMVIAHGNLGDLGIAPGHAPLITDLKPGPIRLVKQGGEEEVYYISGGFLEVQPNMVKVLADTVLRASDLDEAAAQESLKAAEKALHEKGAEFDYSAAAARLAEAAAQLRTVQQIRKKFGG; translated from the coding sequence ATGGCTATTACTGTCCATTGCGATATCGTCAGCGCCGAAGCGGAGATCTTCTCCGGTCTGGTGGAGATGGTGATTGCGCACGGCAACCTCGGCGATCTGGGTATCGCGCCGGGCCACGCCCCGCTGATCACTGACCTCAAGCCGGGCCCCATCCGCCTGGTCAAGCAGGGTGGTGAGGAGGAGGTGTATTACATCTCCGGTGGTTTCCTCGAGGTCCAGCCGAACATGGTGAAGGTTCTTGCCGACACCGTGCTACGCGCCAGCGACCTGGACGAAGCTGCTGCTCAGGAGTCCCTCAAGGCTGCTGAGAAGGCCCTGCACGAGAAGGGCGCGGAGTTCGACTACTCGGCCGCTGCTGCTCGACTGGCCGAGGCCGCAGCCCAGCTGCGCACCGTCCAGCAGATCCGCAAGAAGTTCGGCGGCTGA
- a CDS encoding DeoR/GlpR family DNA-binding transcription regulator has translation MMTKRNTPQRRHAILALLDEQGEVSVDELAKAFATSEVTIRKDLTALEKNGLLLRRYGGAVPMPQELIGEGNQPVSSYKLAIARAAVGCIREHARIIIDSGSTTAAMIPELGHKPGLVVMTNSLSVANALREQEHEPVLLMTGGTWDPHSESFQGQVAEQVLRSYDFDQLFIGADGIDLQRGTTTFNELLGLSRVMAEVAREVIVMAESDKVGRRIPNLELPWSSIHTLITDERLSAEAREQIAARGIRLICARID, from the coding sequence TTGATGACGAAACGCAATACTCCTCAACGCCGCCACGCGATCCTCGCCCTGCTCGACGAGCAGGGCGAGGTGAGTGTCGACGAGTTGGCCAAAGCCTTCGCCACTTCCGAAGTGACCATCCGCAAGGATCTCACTGCCCTCGAGAAGAACGGCTTGCTGCTGCGTCGCTACGGCGGTGCTGTGCCCATGCCGCAGGAGCTGATCGGCGAAGGTAACCAGCCGGTGTCGTCCTACAAGCTCGCCATCGCCCGCGCGGCCGTCGGCTGTATACGCGAGCACGCGCGCATCATCATCGACAGTGGCAGCACCACTGCGGCGATGATTCCGGAACTCGGACACAAGCCCGGCCTGGTGGTCATGACCAACTCCCTGAGCGTCGCCAACGCCCTGCGCGAGCAGGAGCACGAGCCGGTCCTGCTGATGACCGGAGGTACCTGGGACCCGCACTCGGAGTCCTTCCAGGGCCAGGTGGCTGAACAGGTCCTGCGTTCCTACGATTTCGACCAGCTGTTCATCGGTGCCGATGGCATCGACCTGCAGCGTGGCACCACCACCTTCAATGAACTGTTGGGCCTCTCGCGGGTCATGGCCGAAGTGGCCCGCGAAGTGATCGTCATGGCCGAGTCCGACAAGGTTGGGCGGCGCATTCCCAATCTGGAGCTGCCCTGGAGCAGCATCCACACCCTGATTACCGATGAGCGCCTTTCTGCCGAAGCGCGTGAACAGATAGCTGCGCGCGGGATCAGGTTGATCTGCGCGCGCATTGATTGA
- a CDS encoding F0F1 ATP synthase subunit B, with protein sequence MNINATLIGQSVAFFIFVLFCMKFVWPPVITALRERQKKIADGLDAANRAARDLELAHEKVGQQLREAKGQAAEIIEQAKKRATQIVDEARDQARAEGERLKAQAQAEIEQELNSVKDALRAQLGSLAVNGAEKILGATIDQNAHAELVNKLAAEI encoded by the coding sequence GTGAACATTAATGCAACCCTGATCGGCCAGTCCGTTGCGTTCTTCATCTTCGTACTGTTCTGCATGAAGTTCGTGTGGCCACCGGTCATCACTGCTCTGCGTGAACGTCAGAAGAAGATCGCTGATGGTCTGGACGCTGCCAACCGTGCGGCTCGTGACCTGGAGTTGGCCCATGAAAAAGTGGGTCAGCAACTGCGCGAAGCCAAAGGTCAGGCGGCAGAAATCATCGAGCAAGCCAAAAAGCGCGCTACCCAGATCGTCGACGAAGCTCGCGATCAGGCACGTGCTGAAGGCGAGCGCCTGAAAGCGCAAGCTCAGGCTGAGATCGAGCAGGAACTGAACAGCGTCAAAGACGCGCTGCGCGCCCAACTGGGTAGCCTGGCCGTTAATGGTGCCGAGAAGATCCTGGGTGCCACTATCGATCAAAACGCGCACGCGGAGCTGGTTAATAAACTGGCAGCCGAAATCTAA
- a CDS encoding F0F1 ATP synthase subunit delta has translation MAELTTLARPYAKAAFEYAQAHQQLAAWSAMLGLAAAVSLDDTMQRVLKAPRLTSAEKANSFIEAVGDKFDAQAQNFIHVVSENGRLVLLPEIAEQFELYKAEQEKSVDVEVTSAFALSEEQQDKLAKVLSARLSREVRLHAAEDSSLIGGVVIRAGDLVIDGSVRGKIAKLAEALKS, from the coding sequence ATGGCAGAACTGACCACGCTGGCCCGACCTTACGCCAAGGCTGCTTTCGAGTACGCCCAGGCCCATCAGCAGCTGGCCGCTTGGTCGGCCATGCTAGGCCTGGCCGCTGCGGTGTCGCTGGACGACACCATGCAGCGAGTGCTCAAAGCCCCGCGTCTGACGAGCGCAGAGAAAGCCAACTCCTTCATTGAAGCGGTTGGCGACAAGTTCGACGCCCAGGCACAGAACTTCATCCATGTCGTTTCCGAGAACGGCCGCCTCGTGCTGCTGCCGGAAATCGCCGAACAGTTCGAGCTGTACAAGGCTGAGCAGGAAAAATCGGTGGATGTGGAAGTCACCAGTGCCTTCGCGTTGAGCGAAGAACAGCAAGACAAACTCGCCAAGGTTCTCAGCGCACGGCTCAGCCGGGAAGTGCGTCTGCACGCCGCGGAAGACTCCAGCCTTATTGGCGGTGTCGTGATCCGCGCCGGCGACCTGGTTATCGATGGCTCGGTTCGCGGCAAAATCGCGAAACTGGCCGAAGCGTTGAAATCTTGA
- the atpG gene encoding F0F1 ATP synthase subunit gamma: MAGAKEIRSKIASIKSTQKITSAMEKVAVSKMRRAQLRMAASRPYAERIRQVIGHLANANPEYRHPFMIEREVKRVGYVVVSSDRGLCGGLNINLFKALVKDMAGYRQDGVEIDLCVIGGKGAAFFRNYGGNVVAAISHLGEEPSINDLIGSVKVMLDAYLDGRIDRLFVVSNKFVNTMTQKPTVDQLVPLVADPDQELKHHWDYLYEPDAKEILEGLLVRYVESQVYQAVVENNACEQAARMIAMKNATDNAGDLISNLQLIYNKARQAAITQEISEIVGGAAAV, translated from the coding sequence ATGGCAGGCGCAAAAGAGATTCGCAGCAAGATTGCGAGCATCAAAAGCACGCAGAAGATCACCAGCGCCATGGAAAAGGTGGCGGTCAGCAAGATGCGCAGGGCTCAACTGCGCATGGCTGCCAGCCGCCCCTACGCGGAGCGCATCCGCCAGGTGATCGGTCATTTGGCCAACGCGAACCCGGAATACCGCCATCCCTTCATGATCGAGCGTGAAGTCAAGCGCGTCGGTTACGTGGTGGTGAGCAGCGACCGTGGTTTGTGCGGCGGGTTGAACATCAACCTGTTCAAGGCTCTGGTCAAAGACATGGCGGGTTACCGCCAGGACGGCGTGGAGATCGACCTCTGCGTGATTGGTGGCAAGGGTGCGGCCTTCTTCCGCAACTACGGCGGTAACGTCGTTGCAGCCATCAGCCACCTTGGCGAGGAACCCTCGATCAACGACCTGATCGGCAGCGTCAAGGTCATGCTCGATGCATACCTGGATGGCCGTATCGATCGCCTGTTCGTGGTCTCCAACAAGTTCGTCAACACCATGACGCAGAAGCCGACCGTGGACCAACTGGTTCCGCTGGTGGCCGACCCGGATCAAGAGTTGAAGCATCACTGGGACTACCTCTACGAACCCGATGCCAAGGAGATCCTCGAAGGTCTTCTGGTGCGCTACGTGGAGTCCCAGGTGTATCAGGCCGTGGTAGAGAACAACGCCTGCGAGCAGGCGGCACGGATGATCGCGATGAAGAACGCTACCGACAACGCCGGTGACCTGATCAGCAACCTCCAGCTGATCTACAACAAGGCGCGTCAGGCAGCGATCACTCAAGAGATTTCGGAAATCGTCGGCGGCGCTGCCGCGGTTTAA